Proteins co-encoded in one Papaver somniferum cultivar HN1 chromosome 5, ASM357369v1, whole genome shotgun sequence genomic window:
- the LOC113280457 gene encoding extensin-like → MTSAKSMAAWFRVLKEMFQRGERFVDLRRSEQLGYWKKSFSLSEIAVPNCALKMERCVIQLTCMSPTDYEPYTPNYKETPYKKPVLAVTAGVYLPEHEHKPKHEYKYASPSPPAYVAPMYEYSSPPPHVYVAPKYPSTKYTPKYVYASPPPPVYVAPKYPTPTYTLKYTYSSPPPPTYVTPKYPTPTYTPKYTY, encoded by the exons ATGACGTCTGCTAAATCCATGGCGGCttggtttagggttttgaaggagATG TTCCAGAGAGGAGAGAGGTTTGTTGATCTGAGAAGATCTGAGCAGTTAGGCTACTGGAAAAAAAGTTTCTCTCTGTCGGAAATCGCAGTTCCAAATTGTGCCTTAAAAATGGAACGTTGCGTCATTCAGCTAACATGCATGTCTCCAA CTGATTACGAGCCTTACACACCCAACTACAAAGAAACTCCATACAAGAAACCAGTTTTGGCGGTTACTGCCGGGGTATATCTTCCTGAGCACGAACACAAGCCTAAACATGAATACAAGTATGCTTCTCCATCACCACCAGCTTACGTTGCTCCTATGTACGAatactcatcaccaccaccacatgTTTACGTCGCTCCAAAATACCCATCAACCAAGTATACTCCCAAATATGTGTACgcgtcaccaccaccaccagtttaCGTGGCTCCCAAATACCCAACACCAACATACACTCTTAAATATACctactcatcaccaccaccaccaacttacGTCACTCCCAAATACCCAACACCAACATATACTCCTAAATATACCTActga